The genomic region TCATAATGAGAGAGGGATCCTATCCTTATTCAAAGTTTGGCCATTGAGGATCCCATCTTTGACTTTTCGTTCATATGAGTGGCTATGCCTGGTAAAGCAGTTTGTTTCATTTAGTCCCAGGCAATGGAATGGGACAAGCTTAAGGCCACAATATTAGAAACTTGTACTTAGTATGATAATATAAGAGTTAGTATGATTAGTACGTGATTATATAAGAGTAGAGTAGTTGTAAGGAAGATCCGATGACCTAATAATTTTGACAGGTTATTGTATCTGTAATGTCATTAGTTAGGGACAGACATGGACAATGACCCCTAACTAGAACCCTGCCTGATTTCCATGCCTACATGCAGTGTAAGCTCTAAGTAGCAAGTCTGCAACTGGTCGACATTCCCTACTCTGATAAggtgtgaaacaaaaaaaaacaagagacAAAAACAAGACGCAAGACAAAATCTTGTTGTCCTCCTGAACCAGGAGGACAACAACATACAAAAtcaagagacagagagtggtcaaataGCCGAGATCAGAGCCAGACAGGAAACTCAGCGACAAAGAGTGGACAAAAGGACAAGCCGAGCTCAAAACAATAGTAAACCAAAATACGCAACCAGGAAGACAGCTaatgagtcagagactatcactgCCACAGGTAtaaggaaggggtttaaatagagcgcaGAGTccaaggatcagaacctgataggtcatgacctagtactccattagtcagaacgcTAGCACACAGAAATAGATCAGCTGAGCAATCAGACCACTGCTAGCCTCCTCCAGCACACGTCTGCTGTGGGGagaaagagcattgcatcctgttgctaaggatgctgtcaCGTCACCAGAGGGACATGTTTCCCCCGGCACAGTTGCGCCAAAGCTGAAGATCTTGCCGCTGGAAGCCAGATAGGTAAGTTTGTGACAGTATCACGTGGAATGATCAAACAACTAATATTCAGATGACATGGTTATGATAAGAGATATGTGTAAATCAGAGTGAGGCCACGGCACTCATCCACTAATGGCTTCTGTGGGTGCACGTCCCAAGTTGATTCCTTTCACCGTAGGAATCTATATAAATCGTCCCTATTACGTTTTGAGACAGCACACCAAAGAGATGATGTTCAGAAATTCACTCTTTATTCACGGCGTGGACTCATACTCCTATAAACTCAGCTTGAGAAAGGGCACCAAAAattgggcccgaaacgttgcaataATATTGGAATATACCATTGGTGTTGAAATCTCAATGAATAAAAAATTTCTGAACATCATCTGTTTGGTGTACTGTCTCAAAACGTAATAGGGACAAGATATATGTGTAATTATGCAGCTGATTATACACGTGTAACAAAAGACAAAAGAATCTTTAACCCTTGCCTTAAAACTTGGACTTCCTGCAGAGTAGCTGGCACATatcttatattttaataattgcaGTAATTATTTCGAGAAGGAAAATATGTAACTACCTTCCTCCAAGCTTCAGTCCTCATCTCGTCTCATCTCCAGAACGTCACGTTCTGCTCTATGAGGCAGAATAATCGGTTGCTCGTAAATTACTTCCTTGCCTGTGGTGATCTGTTTGTTTCGTTTTCATCATTTCAATTGTTCTGAGAAAATGTTCCAGCTTATCTGACATATTTATGGGCTCAGCATCTAAACAGAGAATAACCTCTTTCTTGCCATTGCCAAAGAAATAAACTAGTGGTTTCAGGAGACTGAAAGACTCTTCAAGAACGTTCACTTGGGCTTGTCAGTCCGCTCAGATTGGAGTACCAGGTAAGAAGATATTGTCCTTTAGCCTGACTTAGAAGAACTTAttatgattatatattttttttttttctgtaaattcACTTAGGCTTTGTTAACTGTACCATCTCAGCTTTTGTTCTTGATGGAGCTATACTGTAGAATACAAAACGTACCGGTATTGCCCTCAGGGCAGTTTACACCACCACATAGTTTTccattcctctgatccgtcaggagAACAGAAAAATGCAAAAAGGAATCCTTTATTTTGCGCATCTGTTATtctcattttgcatccgttttttgtatGTTTTAATTTTGCCTTTTATGCTGTATAAAGTGCGGTAACCTTTCTCTGTCATGTCCTTCATACTCTACTAACTCCTAATCTCTCTACTGATAGGTTCTACGTCAGCATGCCCATCCGTTCGATCTActacttctgtcttctttttgttATCATTTTCCTTTCATATGAGTTATACCAAGTCAGTCTGATTTCCAGAACCAAATCCTATGAAGCAAAGAAGAGACCCATCCATGTTCTCATTATATCTTCCTGGCGTTCTGGCTCTTCCTTCATTGGGCAGATCTTCAATCACCACCCCGAAGTCTTTTATCTCTTTGAACCTGGACATTCAGTCTGGATGAGATTTAAAACACAAGGGGCCAAACTGCTTCACTACGCAGTCAGAGACCTCATTCACTCACTTTTTACTTGTGACGTTACCCCTCTCCAACAGTATGTCTCTGGAGATAGACGGTACATCTCCAGCATGAACTTCTTTGCAGAGAGTCGGGCTTTGTGTTCACCACCATCTTGTTTGCATCCACTGGTTCCTGGAGGCTATAATCGATCAATATGTTACCACCTCTGTGGGAAGTCTACCTTTGATAAAATGGCAGAGGCATGTCACACATATAGTCACAGGATCATGAAGACAGTTCGAATTCTAgatcttactgttctccttccacTTTTTCGAGACCCTGAACTTGATCTGCGAATCATTCATCTTGTGAGAGACCCCAGAGCAATAGCATCATCAAGGGAATACTTTAGGCTCGCTACTGATGATGAAATTCTGCTTAAGGAGCATGACAAGGCCACAGAGGGTCCAGTCATGGCCACCATCTGCAATGCACAAGCAAATATAAGCAGAATGGTCAAAGCAGTTGGACAAGAGAGTCGATATATGCTAATTCGGCATGAAGATTTGTCAAAAGAGCCAATTGTGaatgccaaaaaaatatatgaattttcTGGCCTTGAAATGACACCAGATCTGGAGAGATGGGTATATAATGTCACCCATGTCCAAAGAAAAGACAGCGCATTCATGTCATTTTCTCAACAGTCTTCAAAGGTCATTCAAAAATGGAGAAAGACCATGGacttcaaaaaaataaaggagATTGAAGAATACTGCAAGGAAGCCATGGATTTGTTTGGATACTTGCCAGTAAGTTCAATGAGTGATCTAAAGAACATGAGTCTAGATTTAGTTTTATGACGGGCTAACCCAATATGGAAGAGGACTTTTTAGGTGTCATTACGTTCAATATAATCACATTCAGAACAATtattcagtagtgttgatcacgaatattcacatttttatcgcgaatataggtactttgaaaattcgcgaatatttcgaatatagtgatatatattcgtaatttcgaatattcgatattttttttcttttttcatttttttttttttttatcagtacacatgagcttctagcttgtgggccaataagaaggctgcaatatacttgactttagaagtagtgttttttgcgaatttttcaacttacaactattagacaaagaagattatagcactatattagctaaattgctctatattcgtttttttcctaatattcgctatattgctataattttgttttttcgaatattcgtaatattctaaaacaagaatatat from Bufo gargarizans isolate SCDJY-AF-19 chromosome 9, ASM1485885v1, whole genome shotgun sequence harbors:
- the LOC122919918 gene encoding carbohydrate sulfotransferase 4-like, which gives rise to MPIRSIYYFCLLFVIIFLSYELYQVSLISRTKSYEAKKRPIHVLIISSWRSGSSFIGQIFNHHPEVFYLFEPGHSVWMRFKTQGAKLLHYAVRDLIHSLFTCDVTPLQQYVSGDRRYISSMNFFAESRALCSPPSCLHPLVPGGYNRSICYHLCGKSTFDKMAEACHTYSHRIMKTVRILDLTVLLPLFRDPELDLRIIHLVRDPRAIASSREYFRLATDDEILLKEHDKATEGPVMATICNAQANISRMVKAVGQESRYMLIRHEDLSKEPIVNAKKIYEFSGLEMTPDLERWVYNVTHVQRKDSAFMSFSQQSSKVIQKWRKTMDFKKIKEIEEYCKEAMDLFGYLPVSSMSDLKNMSLDLVL